GCTGGGTAATACGGGAGCAATCGCAACCTGTGTCGGTATTCCGGCATCCCGCAACTGTTCCAATGCACGTAATCGGCCTGCAATTGGGGGAGCGGAAGGACTGAAATGCTTGCGCATATCGTCCAAATCCGTCTCCACCGTCATGCTGACCCGAACCCGGTCACCTAACTGCTGTAGCAGATCTATATCCCGGGTAACGAGTGGACTGCGGGTCTGGACTAATACAAAATCGGGCGGATACTGTAACATGGTTTCAAGCAATGAACGCGTGATACACTCCTTGTATTCGGCGGGTTGATACGGGTCGGTACTGGATGACATGAACAGAGTGACTTTCCCTTTGGTCAGGGCACGTTGCAACTCTTTGGCGAACACTCGGGAGGCCTCTTGTTTCACATCCACCCAGCTCCCCCAAT
The nucleotide sequence above comes from Paenibacillus sp. W2I17. Encoded proteins:
- a CDS encoding radical SAM protein; translated protein: MKTNLTYKVPKTLLNKGTGFLNGYTHTLNPYTGCAFGCSYCYVRQMPVSLFRKEDWGSWVDVKQEASRVFAKELQRALTKGKVTLFMSSSTDPYQPAEYKECITRSLLETMLQYPPDFVLVQTRSPLVTRDIDLLQQLGDRVRVSMTVETDLDDMRKHFSPSAPPIAGRLRALEQLRDAGIPTQVAIAPVLPSSEQFAAILRPLVQRVCIDDYFMGDGSEGKRTRRLGMESLYQEVGMEHWYHPDAYQTVVQWMKNVFAEDEIWISQAGFEP